A window of Microcystis aeruginosa FD4 contains these coding sequences:
- the rlmD gene encoding 23S rRNA (uracil(1939)-C(5))-methyltransferase RlmD codes for MQQGDLIEIEITDLNHTGEGVGKYRGQVIFVPDTVIGDRIQTRITYIKKSHAIGKLQTILQASPHRIRPRCIVADKCGGCQWQHIEDQFQHLVKKEQVQEVLTRIGGFTDPLVYPPLTGNSPLAYRNKATYPLGFSPTGNVQAGYYRRGSHHLINLNQCPIQDQALNPFLAEIKQDIQEQGWSIYDEKTHQGQLRHLSLRIGRHTGEILLTLISTDNNLQGIEAQAQQWLAKYANLVGVTVNYNPDRGNAIFGSQTTTIAGRDYITEKFAGLTYQLAADTFFQVNTEAAEALFALICQKLDLKGEEILIDAYCGIGTFTLPLAKRVKEVIGLESYSFSLDRAKINAQLNNITNTTFILGAVEKTLPQLTVKPDIILLDPPRKGCDRSVLDSLLQLQSQLIVYISCQSATLARDLQYLCQTGDYQLLEVQTADFFPQTPHVECAAFLRQKTANMVG; via the coding sequence ATGCAACAAGGTGATTTAATCGAGATCGAGATTACCGACCTCAACCATACGGGCGAAGGTGTGGGAAAATACCGAGGACAAGTGATTTTTGTGCCGGATACGGTCATTGGCGATCGCATTCAAACTCGCATCACCTATATCAAAAAAAGTCATGCGATCGGCAAACTACAAACTATTCTACAGGCTTCTCCCCATCGTATCCGTCCCCGCTGCATTGTCGCCGATAAATGTGGTGGCTGTCAATGGCAACACATCGAGGATCAATTTCAGCACCTGGTGAAAAAAGAGCAAGTACAAGAGGTATTAACCAGAATTGGCGGTTTTACCGATCCTTTGGTTTATCCTCCCCTCACCGGTAATTCTCCCCTCGCTTATCGCAATAAAGCTACCTATCCCCTCGGATTTTCCCCCACTGGCAATGTGCAAGCGGGTTATTATCGTCGCGGCAGCCATCATCTGATTAATCTCAATCAATGTCCGATTCAAGATCAGGCTTTAAATCCGTTTCTAGCAGAGATAAAACAGGATATTCAGGAGCAAGGCTGGTCAATTTACGATGAAAAGACCCATCAAGGACAATTACGCCATTTATCCCTAAGAATTGGCCGGCACACGGGAGAAATTTTATTAACCCTGATTAGTACCGATAATAATTTACAGGGAATTGAGGCACAGGCGCAGCAATGGCTGGCAAAATACGCCAATTTAGTCGGTGTAACCGTGAATTATAACCCCGATCGAGGTAATGCTATTTTTGGCAGTCAGACCACAACTATCGCCGGACGGGACTATATTACCGAAAAGTTCGCCGGATTAACCTATCAATTGGCTGCCGATACCTTTTTTCAGGTTAATACAGAGGCTGCTGAAGCCTTATTTGCGCTTATTTGCCAGAAATTAGACCTTAAAGGTGAAGAAATTCTTATTGATGCCTACTGTGGCATCGGTACTTTTACTTTACCCCTCGCTAAACGGGTTAAAGAGGTGATTGGACTAGAATCCTATAGCTTTTCCCTCGATCGAGCCAAGATTAACGCCCAATTAAATAATATTACCAACACAACCTTTATTTTGGGGGCAGTAGAAAAAACTTTACCGCAACTGACAGTTAAACCCGACATTATTCTACTCGATCCGCCCCGCAAAGGTTGCGATCGATCTGTCCTCGATAGTCTGTTACAGCTGCAAAGTCAACTCATTGTTTATATCAGTTGTCAAAGTGCAACTTTAGCCAGAGACTTGCAATATCTCTGTCAAACAGGCGATTATCAACTGCTAGAAGTGCAAACCGCCGATTTCTTTCCCCAAACTCCCCACGTCGAATGCGCTGCTTTTCTTAGACAAAAAACAGCGAATATGGTAGGATGA
- a CDS encoding RNA-guided endonuclease InsQ/TnpB family protein, with the protein MEKAYSYRFYPTPEQESLLRRTLGCVRLVYNKALHLRTQAWYEKQERVGYAQTSSMLTEWKKQEELEFLNEVSCVPLQQGLRHLQTAFTNFFAGRTKYPNFKKKHQGGSAEFTKSAFKFKDKQIYLAKCTEPLPIRWSRQIPEACEPSTVTVRLHPSGRWHISIRFDDPTIKPLPVTDKAIGIDLGISSLVITSDGDKVSNPKHFKKHYQRLRRASKSLSRKQKGSKNREKARIKVAKIHAKITDSRKDHLHKLTTQLVRENQTIVVENLAVKNLVKNPKLSQAISDVSWGEITRQLAYKCRWYGRNYIEVDRWFPSSKRCSNCGYIAEKMPLNVREWDCPDCGTHHDRDINASKNILAAGLAVSVCRATIRPEQSKTVKAGAKPRKGKKQKPKS; encoded by the coding sequence ATGGAAAAAGCCTATTCTTACCGATTTTACCCCACACCAGAACAAGAGTCGCTATTGCGGCGCACTTTGGGCTGTGTAAGATTAGTTTACAATAAAGCTCTCCATCTCAGAACACAAGCATGGTACGAAAAGCAAGAAAGAGTAGGCTACGCTCAAACTTCTTCAATGCTAACCGAGTGGAAAAAGCAAGAAGAATTAGAGTTTTTAAACGAAGTTAGCTGTGTACCTTTACAACAAGGGTTAAGACACCTACAAACAGCTTTTACCAATTTCTTTGCTGGTCGTACTAAGTATCCTAACTTTAAGAAAAAACATCAGGGAGGAAGTGCCGAATTTACTAAATCTGCTTTTAAATTTAAAGACAAACAAATCTATTTAGCCAAATGCACAGAACCTTTACCTATTCGATGGTCAAGACAAATACCAGAAGCTTGTGAACCAAGCACAGTAACAGTCAGATTACATCCTTCTGGGCGTTGGCATATCTCAATAAGATTTGATGACCCAACAATTAAGCCATTACCAGTAACAGATAAAGCCATCGGAATTGACTTAGGAATTAGTAGCCTAGTAATTACCAGCGATGGTGACAAAGTATCTAATCCTAAGCATTTTAAAAAGCATTATCAGAGACTGCGAAGAGCATCGAAAAGCCTTTCTAGAAAACAGAAAGGGTCAAAGAATCGAGAAAAGGCAAGAATCAAAGTAGCCAAAATTCACGCCAAAATCACCGATAGTAGAAAAGACCATTTACACAAGCTAACCACTCAATTAGTTCGTGAAAACCAAACGATTGTGGTTGAGAATTTAGCCGTCAAGAATCTGGTCAAAAACCCGAAATTATCTCAGGCAATATCTGACGTTAGTTGGGGAGAAATTACCCGACAATTAGCCTATAAATGCCGTTGGTATGGGAGAAATTACATCGAAGTAGATAGATGGTTTCCTAGTTCTAAGCGGTGTAGTAATTGCGGGTATATTGCTGAGAAGATGCCGTTAAATGTTCGAGAGTGGGACTGTCCAGACTGCGGGACGCACCATGACCGAGATATTAACGCCAGTAAAAACATTTTGGCCGCAGGACTTGCGGTGTCAGTCTGTAGAGCGACCATAAGACCAGAACAGAGTAAAACTGTTAAGGCAGGTGCGAAACCCCGCAAGGGAAAGAAGCAGAAACCTAAATCGTGA
- a CDS encoding ATP-binding protein: protein MSFASTLYLCPILDLLTASIPEELEPEIRLGLQEALVNAAKHGNHLDPGKTVVVQFSSSKDEYSWVITDEGGGFTPRCPHHGCSCDCPDLPPEEAENGRGLCILYQIFDQVHWNQTGTQLKLCKQIKQERWFN, encoded by the coding sequence ATGAGTTTCGCTTCCACCTTGTATCTTTGTCCGATTTTAGATTTATTGACCGCTAGTATTCCCGAAGAATTAGAACCAGAAATTAGATTAGGATTGCAAGAAGCTTTAGTTAATGCCGCTAAACACGGCAATCATCTCGATCCGGGCAAAACCGTGGTTGTTCAATTTTCTAGCAGTAAAGACGAGTATTCTTGGGTAATTACCGACGAAGGTGGTGGATTTACCCCCCGTTGTCCCCATCATGGCTGTAGTTGCGATTGTCCCGATTTACCCCCCGAGGAAGCGGAAAATGGCCGAGGACTATGTATATTATATCAAATCTTCGACCAGGTTCACTGGAATCAAACAGGAACTCAACTGAAACTTTGTAAACAAATTAAACAGGAACGCTGGTTTAATTAA
- a CDS encoding DUF6439 family protein: protein MIPSPVSSPSQTLDHLSTLELARILAERLAIAPIDWHRLKANRNARAAEQLGTALVFLLDNQPEEALPRLQQATGWLDRSISAPPCPSHGHGH, encoded by the coding sequence ATGATTCCATCCCCTGTCTCCTCCCCATCTCAGACTCTTGATCATCTATCTACCTTGGAATTGGCGCGGATTTTGGCGGAACGTTTAGCGATCGCACCGATTGACTGGCATCGTCTGAAGGCCAACCGTAATGCTCGGGCTGCTGAACAATTGGGGACGGCTTTGGTGTTTTTATTAGATAATCAGCCAGAAGAAGCACTTCCTCGGCTACAACAGGCTACAGGCTGGCTCGATCGCTCAATTTCTGCTCCTCCCTGTCCTTCTCACGGTCATGGTCATTAA